A genomic window from Shewanella vesiculosa includes:
- a CDS encoding DUF6488 family protein produces the protein MRNLFIFLVIGSAFIGSYSFAHVDRMKSMDHSRNSHMNEKKVISITIKTINKMTFKDLGYEAGKLPSSWETINNADVNIVNVHEGSYVVSATNSQVKQTLYFRIDDDGDVVAVSENKGF, from the coding sequence ATGAGAAATTTATTTATATTTTTAGTTATCGGTAGTGCTTTTATCGGTAGCTATTCTTTTGCACATGTAGATAGAATGAAAAGCATGGATCATTCAAGAAATAGTCATATGAATGAGAAGAAGGTAATTAGCATTACCATTAAAACAATAAATAAAATGACATTCAAAGATTTAGGTTATGAGGCTGGTAAGCTGCCATCTTCATGGGAAACCATTAACAATGCAGATGTAAATATTGTAAATGTTCATGAAGGAAGTTATGTCGTGAGTGCTACGAACTCACAAGTTAAACAGACATTATATTTTAGAATTGATGACGATGGTGATGTCGTTGCAGTATCTGAGAATAAGGGCTTTTAA
- a CDS encoding tyrosine-type recombinase/integrase, producing the protein MVSSNKKNHSGVKKPFRLEEIWRIRTRLEIENSLMQLALLNLAIDSKLRASDLLPLRVCDILSQERMFARVKLIQQETDVKVQFEVTARTQQSLMKWIFVADLKTSDYLFPSLRRNEQPISYSYYRSLVRSWASNIGLDPNLYGTHSMRRTVVA; encoded by the coding sequence ATGGTCTCATCAAACAAAAAAAATCATAGCGGAGTCAAAAAGCCTTTTCGGCTCGAAGAGATTTGGCGTATTCGAACTAGGCTAGAAATAGAAAATAGCCTTATGCAACTAGCGTTACTCAATTTGGCAATCGATAGTAAACTCAGAGCAAGTGACCTACTTCCTCTGAGGGTTTGCGATATATTGTCACAAGAACGAATGTTTGCAAGAGTTAAGCTTATTCAGCAGGAAACGGATGTTAAAGTCCAGTTTGAAGTCACTGCTAGAACTCAACAAAGTCTGATGAAATGGATTTTTGTCGCAGATCTAAAGACAAGTGATTATTTATTTCCAAGCTTAAGACGAAATGAGCAACCGATTAGCTATTCGTATTATCGTTCTCTTGTCAGGTCGTGGGCATCAAATATTGGTCTAGATCCTAACTTGTATGGGACTCACTCAATGAGACGAACTGTAGTGGCATAG
- a CDS encoding efflux RND transporter permease subunit, giving the protein MLESILRFSIKRNVLVLVLVMITAFVGAWNFTKLPIDAVPDITNVQVMITKALGYTPLEIEQRVTFPLENALAGLPGLTYTRSVSRYGLSQVVAIFDDNTDVYFARQLVSERLSAARSELPSGLEPELGPIATGLGEIFMFTVDALPNATHADGSEITPTDLRTVHDWTIRPQLMRVPGVVEVNPIGGFEREILVAFKPQKLLAFGVTQADVVDAIAQNNQNQGAGFIEQNGAQWLMRIPGQAEDLQAIGNIPLKSIDGSPVRIKDVADIGDGKGLRNGAATQNGREVVMSTVFMLIGENSRTVAHAVGEKLKQINASLPQGIVATAVYDRTKLVDQTLSTVQTNLTEGAILVVVVLFILLGNFRAAFLTALVIPFAMLMTVTGMVQVGVSANLMSLGALDFGLLVDGAIIIVENCLRRLSQAGQHSLPLKARLELVFDATREVIRPALFGVFIITAVYLPIFALEGVEGKMFHPMAITVVIALLSAMLLSVTFVPAMIALLFKKPIKEKHSPIIRGAAYLYRPALNMVLKGRWIVVCMAVLLVVIFGHQATRLGSEFVPNLDEGDIAMHALRIPGTSLSQAIALQEVLEEKIQQMPEVERVFAKIGTADVATDAVPPSVADNFIILKPRNQWPNPNKSKEQVVEDLAALVEPIPGNRYEFLQPIQMRFNELLAGVRAELAIKVFGDDFETLAALGNEIESAISQVEGIADVQVEQTTGLPLLSIIPNADKIMQYGISKAQLQSQLATALGGTVAGKFYQGDRRSDIVVRLDEVLRNDVDALSYLPIHLGNGRSVPLQELASLELINGANQINRENGKRRVVVTTNVRGRDLGGFVSDIQQAVAANVDIPAGYWIEYGGTYQKLQSASQRLSIVVPVTLLMIIGLLVLALNSIKDALIIFTGVPLALTGGVAALMLSGIPFSISAAVGFIALSGIAILNGLVMVSFIRELRKEGMNLHQAIFDGALTRLRPVMTTAFVASLGFLPMAFNSGMGSEVQRPLAMVVIGGIISSTLLTLFVIPALYRILHKDKDTILIKTETLESFNAK; this is encoded by the coding sequence ATGTTGGAATCTATTTTACGCTTTTCCATAAAGCGCAATGTACTCGTTTTAGTACTAGTGATGATTACGGCTTTTGTGGGCGCCTGGAATTTTACCAAGCTGCCTATTGATGCTGTCCCTGATATCACCAATGTACAAGTCATGATTACCAAGGCACTAGGGTATACACCATTAGAAATTGAACAACGGGTCACCTTTCCATTAGAAAATGCGCTTGCGGGATTGCCTGGGCTTACATATACCCGTTCTGTGTCACGTTATGGTTTATCGCAAGTTGTTGCCATTTTTGATGACAATACCGATGTATATTTTGCTCGGCAATTGGTGAGTGAACGCTTATCTGCCGCGCGTTCAGAATTACCGTCAGGACTTGAGCCTGAACTCGGACCGATTGCCACTGGGCTGGGTGAAATTTTCATGTTCACAGTGGATGCGTTACCCAATGCAACACATGCCGATGGCTCCGAGATTACACCCACCGACCTACGTACTGTGCACGATTGGACTATTCGTCCGCAACTAATGCGTGTGCCTGGCGTTGTTGAGGTGAATCCTATTGGTGGGTTTGAACGTGAAATTTTGGTTGCATTCAAACCCCAAAAACTGCTCGCGTTTGGTGTTACTCAAGCTGATGTGGTTGACGCAATTGCACAAAATAATCAAAACCAAGGCGCAGGATTTATTGAGCAAAATGGCGCGCAATGGCTTATGCGTATTCCTGGGCAAGCCGAAGACTTACAAGCCATTGGTAACATTCCGCTAAAAAGTATTGATGGTTCACCTGTTCGCATAAAAGATGTGGCAGATATTGGTGATGGAAAAGGGCTGCGTAATGGTGCTGCCACCCAAAATGGCCGTGAAGTGGTGATGAGCACTGTATTTATGCTTATCGGCGAGAATAGTCGCACAGTGGCTCACGCAGTAGGTGAGAAGCTAAAACAAATTAACGCAAGCTTACCTCAAGGGATTGTGGCTACCGCGGTATACGATCGTACTAAGTTAGTTGATCAAACACTTAGTACAGTACAAACAAACCTGACCGAAGGGGCTATTTTAGTTGTAGTTGTGTTGTTTATTTTACTTGGTAATTTCAGGGCCGCATTTTTAACCGCATTGGTGATCCCGTTTGCGATGTTAATGACTGTGACAGGCATGGTTCAAGTTGGTGTTAGTGCCAATCTAATGAGTTTAGGTGCGCTTGATTTTGGCTTGTTAGTGGACGGTGCAATTATCATTGTTGAAAACTGCCTGCGCCGTCTGAGTCAAGCTGGGCAACATTCTTTACCTTTGAAAGCACGCTTAGAACTAGTGTTTGATGCAACCCGTGAAGTGATCCGCCCAGCGTTATTCGGTGTGTTCATTATTACTGCCGTGTATTTACCCATTTTCGCCCTTGAAGGTGTAGAGGGGAAAATGTTCCACCCGATGGCCATTACCGTTGTTATCGCCCTATTAAGTGCCATGTTACTGTCGGTAACCTTTGTGCCTGCAATGATTGCATTGTTATTTAAAAAACCAATCAAAGAAAAGCACAGTCCAATTATTCGTGGAGCGGCTTATTTGTATCGTCCAGCGTTAAATATGGTGCTTAAAGGTCGTTGGATTGTGGTGTGTATGGCGGTGTTGTTAGTGGTCATTTTTGGCCACCAAGCTACCCGGCTAGGCAGTGAGTTTGTACCAAACCTTGATGAAGGTGATATTGCCATGCATGCACTGCGCATTCCTGGAACATCATTAAGTCAGGCAATTGCATTGCAAGAAGTGTTAGAAGAAAAAATTCAGCAAATGCCGGAGGTTGAAAGAGTATTTGCCAAAATAGGCACGGCCGATGTGGCAACTGATGCTGTACCGCCAAGTGTTGCAGACAACTTTATTATTCTAAAACCACGTAATCAATGGCCTAATCCTAATAAATCAAAAGAGCAGGTGGTGGAGGATTTAGCTGCGTTGGTAGAGCCAATACCTGGCAATCGTTATGAATTTTTACAACCTATTCAAATGCGGTTTAATGAATTACTGGCGGGTGTGAGAGCCGAATTAGCAATTAAAGTGTTCGGCGATGATTTTGAAACCCTTGCCGCATTAGGTAATGAAATTGAGTCAGCCATTAGCCAGGTTGAAGGTATAGCCGATGTGCAAGTTGAACAAACTACGGGGTTACCGCTTTTATCCATAATCCCTAACGCTGACAAAATTATGCAATACGGGATCAGTAAAGCGCAATTGCAATCCCAATTAGCGACTGCGCTAGGTGGAACCGTTGCTGGCAAGTTTTATCAAGGTGATAGGCGTTCGGATATTGTCGTTCGATTAGATGAAGTACTGCGTAATGATGTCGACGCACTGTCATATTTGCCAATTCATCTGGGCAATGGTCGTTCTGTGCCATTACAAGAACTTGCTTCATTGGAATTGATTAATGGTGCAAACCAAATTAATCGAGAAAATGGCAAGCGTAGAGTCGTTGTGACAACAAATGTGAGAGGCCGTGATTTAGGTGGTTTTGTGAGTGATATTCAACAAGCCGTTGCTGCCAATGTTGATATTCCTGCTGGTTACTGGATTGAATACGGCGGCACTTATCAAAAGCTCCAGTCCGCTTCACAGCGTTTAAGTATTGTAGTACCAGTCACGTTGCTCATGATTATTGGTTTATTAGTGTTAGCGCTGAATTCAATCAAAGATGCATTAATCATTTTTACAGGCGTGCCTTTAGCATTGACGGGCGGGGTTGCTGCATTAATGTTAAGTGGTATTCCATTCTCAATATCAGCAGCAGTTGGCTTTATTGCGTTGTCAGGTATTGCCATTTTGAATGGATTAGTCATGGTCTCGTTTATCCGAGAATTACGAAAAGAGGGCATGAATTTACACCAGGCTATTTTTGACGGTGCATTAACTCGACTTCGACCTGTAATGACCACTGCGTTTGTTGCATCGTTGGGCTTTCTTCCGATGGCGTTTAATAGTGGTATGGGTTCTGAAGTACAACGGCCTTTAGCTATGGTAGTTATCGGTGGGATTATTTCCTCAACGCTACTAACTTTATTTGTTATTCCCGCACTTTACCGAATTTTACATAAAGATAAGGATACGATTTTGATTAAAACAGAAACTTTGGAGTCATTTAATGCCAAGTAA
- a CDS encoding HupE/UreJ family protein: MPSKLSSYCLFALLLCCSFISIEVLAHGVDENTRAFLEQNSGVQFVPFLYIGAKHMITGYDHLLFLVGVIFFLYRSRDVFIYVTMFTIGHSTTLLLGVLSDIQVNAYLIDAIIGLSVVYKGFDNLGGFKRCFKWQPNTQWAVLIFGLFHGLGLATKLEEFNLPSEGLFTNLVAFNMGVELGQFAALVVILIVLNIWRKWPSFQQFSTLTNTLLMSAGVMLMGYQLTGYFIN; this comes from the coding sequence ATGCCAAGTAAATTATCAAGCTATTGCTTGTTCGCACTCCTCCTATGTTGCTCCTTTATTAGCATTGAGGTACTCGCTCATGGTGTTGATGAGAATACTAGAGCTTTTTTAGAGCAAAATAGCGGCGTACAGTTTGTGCCATTTCTTTACATTGGCGCAAAACACATGATTACCGGATACGATCATTTACTATTTTTGGTTGGCGTTATTTTCTTTTTATATAGAAGCCGTGATGTTTTCATATATGTCACGATGTTCACCATCGGTCATAGCACTACGTTGCTGTTAGGTGTGTTAAGCGATATCCAAGTAAATGCCTACCTTATTGATGCAATTATTGGCTTATCTGTGGTGTATAAGGGGTTTGATAATTTAGGTGGCTTTAAACGTTGCTTCAAATGGCAACCTAACACGCAATGGGCTGTTCTCATTTTCGGGCTATTTCATGGCTTAGGCTTAGCGACAAAATTAGAAGAATTTAATTTACCCAGTGAAGGCCTATTTACCAATTTAGTCGCATTTAACATGGGTGTAGAACTCGGTCAGTTCGCGGCTTTAGTGGTGATATTAATTGTTCTCAACATCTGGCGTAAATGGCCTTCATTTCAGCAATTTTCTACACTAACAAATACCCTACTAATGAGTGCAGGTGTCATGTTGATGGGTTATCAATTGACTGGTTACTTTATTAATTAA